GGACCATGATGTCGCGAACCTGCAGGTCCGCCACCTGGATGGCGCCTTCGACGATGGCCAGGGCCTCGCTGTCGAGCAGCTTGTTCTGGTGTGCGTCGCGCAGCACTTCCAGCAGTTCCTGACGGTTTTTCGGCTCATGAGCAAAAGCCTGGGTCAGCTTGTTCAGCCAGGACTTCTGCTCGTTGCTCGATCGATCTTCGCTCATTTGGGGTACTCGGGATCCTTGCTCGTGGGCAATCAGTCGTCGCCGGCGTAGGGGTCGGGGTGACCCAGCTCGGCGAGCAGTGTACGTTCCAGCGCTTCCATTTCCTCGGCTTCGGCTTCGTCGATGTGGTCGTAGCCGAGCAGGTGCAGGCAGCCGTGAATCACCAGGTGGGCCCAGTGCGCCTCCAGGGTCTTGTCCTGTTCGCCGGCCTCGCGTTCGACCACCGGCGCGCAGATCACCAGATCGCCGAGCAGCGGGATGTCGAGCATCTCGTCGGGCACGTCGGCGGGGAAGGACAGCACATTGGTCGCGTAGTCCTTGTGCCGGTAGCTGTGGTTCAGCTCGCGGCCCTCGGCCTCGTCGACCAGGCGGATGGTCAGCTCGGAGTCGGCGCTGCGCTGGCGCAGGGCCAGTTCGCACCAGCGGCGAAACTGCGCCTCGCTGGGCAGCGCGGTGGCCTGGCTGGCGATCTGCAGATCCAGTTCAACCATCGCTGTTGTCCTGATCGTCGTCGAGCTTGCCGTGCAGGCGGTTGTCGTGCCGTTCGTAGGCCTCGACGATGCGCTGCACCAGGGGGTGGCGCACCACGTCCTTGGGCTTGAAATGGGTGAAGCTGATGCCCGGCACCTCGTGCAGCACGTCGATCACGTGGGTCAGGCCGGAGCGGGTGCCGCGCGGCAGGTCGACCTGGGTGATGTCGCCGGTGATCACCGCGGTGGAGCCGAAGCCGATGCGGGTGAGGAACATCTTCATCTGTTCCAGGGTGGTGTTCTGGCTTTCGTCGAGAATGATGAAGCTGTTGTTCAGGGTGCGCCCGCGCATGTAGGCCAGGGGGGCGATCTCGATCACCTGGCGTTCGATCAGCTTGGCCACCTGCTCGAAGCCGAGCATCTCGTACAGCGCGTCGTACAGCGGGCGCAGGTAGGGGTCGATCTTCTGCGCCAGGTCGCCGGGGAGGAAGCCGAGCTTCTCGCCGGCCTCCACCGCCGGACGCACCAGGAGAATGCGCCGCACCTGCTCGCGCTCCAGGGCGTCCACCGCACAGGCCACGGCCAGGTAGGTCTTGCCGGTACCGGCCGGGCCGATGCCGAAGTTGATGTCGTTGTCGAGGATCGCCTTGACGTAGCGCTGCTGGTTGGCGCCGCGCGGGCGAATGCTGCCCTTGCGCGTGCGCAGGGTCACCCCGACTTCGCTCTTGTCGGCCACCGTTTCCATGGCCGATTCCTGCAGGAACAGGTGCACCAGGTCCGGCGACAGCTCGGTGCTCTTGGTCTCGCGATACAGGCGGCGCAGCAGCTGTTCGGCGGCGGCGGTCTGTTCCGGCGGGCCGATCAGCTCGAACTGGTTGCCACGGTTGCGGATTTCGATCGCCAGGCGCTGCTCGATCAGGCGCAGGTGTTCGTCGAACTGCCCGCAGAGGTTGGCGAAGCGGCGAGCCTCGAAGGGCTCGAGGATGAAGCGATGGGGTTCTATGGGTGCGTTCAAGGTCGTAGATGGCCGCCAGTCGGCAGGGGTTGTGAGGCGAAGAATAGCGCTAGGCGTCGAAGGGGGGAAGCTCGCTCGACTGCGGCTTTAGCCGCATGCAGGCTGGACGGCTGTCCACCCTGCATGCGCCGGTTAGCGCGCGACCTGCGCCGCCAACAGGCTGCCGCGCAGCGAGTGGGGCAGGGCGTCGTCGATATGCACGTCGACGAACTGGCCGATCAGGCGCGGATTGTCGCAGCGGAAGTTGACGATGCGGTTGTTCTCGGTGCGGCCCTGGAGCATGCCCGGGTCCTTCTTCGAGTAGTCGCTGACCAGGATGCGCTGCACGCTGCCGACCATGCGCCGGCTGTTCTCGAAGCCCTGCTGGTTGATGCGGTTCTGCAGGATCTGCAGGCGCTGCTTCTTCAGCTCGTCCGGAGTCTCGTCGACCAGGTCGGCCGCCGGCGTGCCCGGGCGGGCGCTGTAGACGAAGGAGTAGGAGAAGTCGAAGCCGACGTCCTCGACCAGCTTCATGGTCTGTTCGAAGTCTTTCTCGGTCTCGCCGGGGAAGCCGATGATGAAGTCCGAGCTGATCAGGATGTCCGGTACCGCGGCCTTCAGCTTGCGGATGCGCGACTTGTACTCCAGCGCGGTGTGGTTGCGCTTCATCGCCGCGAGGATGCGGTCGGAGCCCGACTGCACGGGCAGGTGCAGGTATTTGACCAGCTCGGGGATCTGCGC
The genomic region above belongs to Pseudomonas benzenivorans and contains:
- the ybeY gene encoding rRNA maturation RNase YbeY, whose amino-acid sequence is MVELDLQIASQATALPSEAQFRRWCELALRQRSADSELTIRLVDEAEGRELNHSYRHKDYATNVLSFPADVPDEMLDIPLLGDLVICAPVVEREAGEQDKTLEAHWAHLVIHGCLHLLGYDHIDEAEAEEMEALERTLLAELGHPDPYAGDD
- a CDS encoding PhoH family protein, with the translated sequence MNAPIEPHRFILEPFEARRFANLCGQFDEHLRLIEQRLAIEIRNRGNQFELIGPPEQTAAAEQLLRRLYRETKSTELSPDLVHLFLQESAMETVADKSEVGVTLRTRKGSIRPRGANQQRYVKAILDNDINFGIGPAGTGKTYLAVACAVDALEREQVRRILLVRPAVEAGEKLGFLPGDLAQKIDPYLRPLYDALYEMLGFEQVAKLIERQVIEIAPLAYMRGRTLNNSFIILDESQNTTLEQMKMFLTRIGFGSTAVITGDITQVDLPRGTRSGLTHVIDVLHEVPGISFTHFKPKDVVRHPLVQRIVEAYERHDNRLHGKLDDDQDNSDG